TAGTGAAGTTTTGATAGGCACAGAACAAATGACTGCATTACCTATGCTAAACTTGGTGCATTGGTCATACCTGACTCTGCTTAATTATGGTGGTAAGTGTCTGAATGTGACAGAGCAGACAGGCAACCAGAGAAGAACATGGAACATGCCCATGCTTATCGATCACATTACCACCAGtgttgaaaattttcaaatttaaatctaGAGGGACTGATAAAGCTGCAGGACAATTCCATGACAAGAACCCAAGAATCTTAAACTTCAGTTCCTAATCCTCTGATAAACAGGTTAAGGAGTCACTTTTTGGTCTtcagaaattttagaattaaaggaCTGAAAACATGTTCATTCCCTGCTACACTGTGGCATCTGAAATTAGTAAGCATGACCTTGAATCTGTTTTGCTCTTATATGCAGAAGTGTATATGCTTTTTGAAGACTGCTAGAGACAGCTTAGCATTAAGAGTTAACTTTCAGTCCATAGTGATAAATGACTAGAAATACTATCTAATCAGCATTCTACGTACCACTTATCAGAATCTCTACAATATGCCAGTCTTGTTCAGCACTCATCACtcttgggtgggggagggaggcatgGCAAAAAGcagctgtagttttttttttttttttaccagcagAAAAGCTTTAAACACCTATACAGTTTTGCATTTGTCTTGTATTCTCTTCTGAATACCTGAACAAAAATCTTATTTCAGTCAGCTCAGTCTAcgcaaattataaaatacaaacacAGTCTAAACCCTATAGTGTATGGAATATGCACTgtttaatattcattaaatgcAGTACAATTGATGAAGATTATCAAATAAGAAACACATGGCATTCtaaagttttaaatcattttaggGTGGCTAACCAGATTGTACAAACTACATGAGCAAGAcaacaaatgaaaaccaaaaaaccaaaacaaaattaaagaaagaaagaaagaaagaaaaaaaaaaaaaaaacaaagaaacttctCAGTGCATCACAGTCATCAGGACAAAATATATGGCACTTTTACGATACAAATACTACAAGTATTAATTTAAGCCAGGAATGACTCAGACATTGAAGCCACATTAGGGCATGAATCAGCcaatcaaaatgttaaaattaaacagatcttttttctttgtaaaagtaCTGAAAATGTAGTATGTGCAGATAACTTACTAAaacttttctcatttcatctGCCTCCCCCTGTAGAATCTTGTGTTATTCTGGAATTGTTCTACCTCTTTTAACAGTCTGATTTTTAAGGCCTGTCATAAACTGTTATGCTATTGAAACATACTATTTTCCCTGTGGTAAGAAtgtcttcatgaaaaaaaaaaaagaacatatctgCTTATAAATCAtagaacaaacacaaaaaaaaacaaaaatctgacaTTTTCCAAGCtaacaagaaataaattataccaTGATGcatcaatttaaaattatatcaatattaattaacatttccatggtggctccccccacccccaaattaaaCAGTGCAGAATAGGGCCTGGGCTTACAGTTAATCACATTTGGTTTTcggaaaaacaaaactttactaTAAACAATTAAAAGGCAATTTTCTTCCTCCACAACACACAGACATTGAAttgaaggtttttaaaatatccacTACCTATAAGACAAGTACTGTTAAATGGCTAAAAGGAATCAAAATACCAAAGTTTAGTGTGCGAAGAGTAGATACAAACAACCAAGAAAAGATCATTGGTGCTGACTATTTAACATGAATAGCCCAAAATAAGTTCTGAAGTTTTTCTacctttacaaataaaaaaaaggtgTCCTTTCCACAGTTTGGGGATATGCACTGTACATCCCCCCCCAACAAGTGTATGAGTAAGGTTTAAAAATGTTGCCAATGTTAAGTTCTTCAGTACCTAAAATTAATTAGAGGACAGCAATAGTATGGTGGCAATGGTGCATCAATTCTCAAAACGTAGTTAGGATCCAACACGAGTTGTGGTGGTTCTTTTATCTGAGAAAAAGCTTTTCAGGAGAAATACCTGCCCTATGCTAACCACCAGGAGAATGAGTGCTTCTCCTACTGACCAGTAGGCCACTCTGGTATTTAGATCTTCTGCTCGGCTTCGGCCCTGAGCTTCTCTCAAACGGAAATGAGTCTGATAGTCGATGACAGACTTTAGAGCTTCGTGaatggagacacaggcagattcCATCTAAAAAGAAATGCTTCCAGTTAGTATGTCCAATTGATCTTTCAATTTGACCTCAATGCCTCCTCTGAGTGGCACACACTACTCAGCCGGCACTTGCTCATTTACTCATGTATGCCTGTGGTCCTGGCAATGCCACACTCCTGTTCGGCCCCACTGGGATGACTTGCCCCCCAACTTGGGAAGCCATAGCTGCAGCACCTGTAAGGTCCTAACTAGATGGATGAAACGCTAAGCTAACAGTTGCAGAAACATTTTCTAGTTAAGGTTGGCGGTTACAGAGTTTCAAGTTCAGGTTCCTCAACCAGGAAAAATTAGGAGGAAGACAATGGCAGGTCAGTAAATTTGATGGATAAGAAGAATACAAACCAAAGCCCAAATACCTACAAAAATAAACCAAGTAGGACACCAAAACAAGATTGAATTAGGCAAAgttaactattttaaaagtacttgGGTCTGAACATGATAGGTCAGAGCATCAAtgtctttcatgttttaatttaCCAATTTGCTAAATAAGTCTCCCCTCTCCTGCCATCAACCAAACCAACAGAACTACTGTCAATAGGATGGAAGTTTCAGTTTCAATGCGTCATCAGTCTGAGCCTTCACCAGGTGGCACCTTACCTTTTTACACACTGATCACACGATCTGctttcagaaaggttaagtgtctaaacttttttttctatatacatcagagtttattatttttctactgcTGAAAAAATCCTAGTGATGAAATATATACTTTATCATTAAATTATACTTATTCTCCATCACAAACCAtgtgttaagaatttttaaaataatctaagtgtttttttccttatcattAAGAAAGGAACTATTGACATATTTGTGTATGGCCAtacaaaggaaaaacatttttatgacaCAGGACAGTGATGAGGGCCACTGAGGGTGGAAAGCAGGGGAGAAAGATGGTCAACATAACTACTTTCCTGTATTCTGAAAATTCTCCAGGAAATGAAGTTTATCTTAGCAAATCTTCCAATGttcctttctgcttctctctctccttttggatGCCAAAACTCATTAAGCCAACTCAGTCACTATAAGACCTCTACGTCACAAAGTTATTTGGACCCATTTCTCCTAAAGTGCTTATGACTTTTacaacttttttcctctttttactaATAAATCCACAGAATCTCTCAAAAGATTctgggaatatttttttccttaattttagtGAAGGAATATAAACACTAGAAAAGAATTCAAGCATTTAATAAAGTTCTACCAAAGTAAGTACGAAAgcaatcatttataaaaatattccattaaaataCATCTAGAAAGTGAGAATTATGTGGTCCATAAACTGCATGGATCTGTTAGAACACTCACGTTTTTGCTGTTCTTCCTTTTGTTTAGGTCCCTATGAAGCAAAGATTAACAAAACTGTGCCATAATGAATGATTTCTAATTTGTTGTAGAAGGCTACAGAGGTGCTTCTGGCAGATCTCTACTTTCTATGCATTCTTAAAGTGGTATGCATGCTAACCCTGGAAGTATGCATAAAAGCAAGGACACAAATTCTGAATGTTTAACAATTCCCTGAAGCCCAACATGGAGTAAGGGTTAAGATGTGCtggatgaaagaaaatgatagaaattaaGGGACTAATTGCATGGATGTATATGATTTTTGAGATAGAAAATGTAGgcagggggtacctgggtggctcagtggttgagtgtctgccattggttcagggtatgatcttggggttctgggattgagtcccacatcgggctccctgtaggaaggctgcttctccctctgcctgtgtctctgcctctccctctctctgtgtctctcatgaataaagaaataaaatctttaaaaagaaaagaaaatgtagggaAAAAGGGAAACTCTAGGTGGCAATGTCCAGAAGAGCACGGTACAATGAGGGGTCATGTCAGTAATTAACGGATGGCTAACCTTGTTTCACCAAcatgtattttcctattttcctcccTGTTGCAATTAACTTAAGGCAGCTCTCTGGTGTGTTACCATTTCAGTAATACTCTTatactttataattatttctgaaaGGCAACACTATATAACCCCAGTAGCATtatcaacatataaaataataaaaaatatttaaagttttcaatATAATGTTCAAATTTCCCCAAATATTTCAAAAGTTATTTCCAAATCAGAATCCAAACAACTTTGACACAATCATTTGGTTGATGTGTCTTTTAAGTCTCTTTGAATCTTTAGGTTCTCTTCCTGCTTATTCCCTTCCCATCTGTTGAAGAAATCGGGTCCTTTGTCCTGCTGCATTTCCACTTCCTAGATTTTCCTGACTGTATCTTCACGGTGTTCCTCCATCTTATGTTTTTCTTATCCACTGCTAGTTGGAGCAAGAGACTTGAAGGAATTCAGATGTAGTGCTCTGGGTAGGAACACCTCCTGGGCAATGTTGCATACTTCGATAATGCATATTATCAGAAGATACACAATGCCCCATTCTCTCTCCATCTGGAACAGTCATTAGATTTAGGTGATATTGGTCTGATCCAGTCACTGTAAATCTCCTCCTCAGCCTTTCACCTAGGGTTTTAGCAGTGACCAGTTATCACAGTCTACCCTAgatccattattttattaataggtGAAAAATGGTGATTTACAACTCTATACGTTTTCTGCATTTACCAGCTGGTAATTTTCTCTACTTTAAGGTGTGAACAGCTGCTTTGTAAGTATCGCTACCACAGCGACTTATtagctaaggagaaaaataagcctAAAGTAAAGAAATGTGATATTAATAAAGGAGATTAACAGATACTAACTGCTGTATTACCACTCATTCCTTTTACCTATTAAGGTTTTTTAGGGTAAGCTACCTTCTTATACCATTAAAACTCACAAAGGTTAAGTTATAATCAAGGGTCCCaatgaaaaatctttttacaaagCAAAGTGCCATTCATACAGGATGCTAACATaagagaacatttctgaaagtaAGAGCAAGTGAATACATCCTGCTAATGCTCACAGTAGGTCTATGAATTAAGGCTCTTACATATTATTAAAAACTGCCTCTATCACCACATGACTTTGCCAACAGACTAACTAGAACCCAGGAACAATGTAATACCTAATTTAAGGTTCTAACAAAAGGGGATTAAAAGTAATTCCTCTGAATATTGAGTATCTTTTACATACAATCTAAGCTCAGACtatattaaaactgaaaatagcCGTTTTTATCACCTGAGCAGCATCTGTTCATTGACTTCGAActtctttccttatctttttgtCATTAAGGTCttcctcaaaataaaatccaatctACCTttaccttaattatttttttaaagatctatctatccatccatccatccatccatctatctgtctatctatctatcatctatttatttatttatttagaggatttagaggggaagggcagagggagagagagtccttaAGCAGACATCCCGCCTGGcatgcagcctgatgcagggctctatcccaagacctcagattacaacctgagccgaaatcaagagctaaCCAccccaaccaaccgagccacccggTGCCCTTTAACTATTTGTTAGATGACTTCCTTCTAATCATTAGTATTTTACTTTAAGTTACATCAAACATTATTCTAATAGCAGCGTGAATTAACACTAAATCTTGGTTTAACACTACCCTGTGgcatatttatttatcattaaagGCATTATTTTGTTTCCAGTTATAGCAACCTGCCAGGTTATGAATTCACATTCCTCCATGAACTAAAAACAAATGTTTCAGAATGCTGGAGCACTATCCAGTCTTCCTCAACTTCCTTTCCCATTGAAGTGATCCTCCTATTTTAAGGCTTATTTTCTTCAAACTGAAAAGTTCATAAACTCTTTTAacgattgtctttttttttttagagattttatttatttattcatgagagagagagacagacagacaggcagagggagaagcaggctccctgcaggggaggcctgatgtgggcctcgatcctggagtccaggatcataccctgggccaaaggcaggcacttaactgctgagtccAGCAGTGGATCCAAACATGCCCTAAGTTCTCTGTGAAACGCTTTTAATCTACTGTAAGAATTAAGATAGATCTTAAAAATTGTGTAAAAGTCTCAAAATTCTGTGTTCATCAATAGTGAATGCACATTAATTTATGCTTTCCCCCTCTTCAACCACACCGCTATATAGCTGACTTTTTATTTACCTGGGTAAGAGCGCTGACTCGGTTCTCGCTAGGAAACAAAGGTGGGTCTTCTCCAACTTGAAAATCAAAATACACGGTTTTGTGTGTGAAAGTAGAAAATTCATTGCTAAAACAAAATTTGTATGTCCCATTTTTGGAGGCTGTGAAGGTAAAGCTATCATactgtttcttcatctctttatACAACACATTACCATCGGGATCTTCTAATCGGCAGTCTACATCATAGTGACCGCCAGTAATCAcctataaagagagagaggaaaaaggaagatatCACTGCAAGTAACAAGTTTGAGAGAGTAACCAAATTTCctcttaaaataacaataaggCTATGGGCAACAGACTTTCCTATCACACAggcaattttacattttttaatttccagcaGTGGATGGAATGTAAGAGGCACAAGTCCGTTTAACTAAAGCTTTATAGAAACTGAACAAATTTCCTCATGACAGGAAGGAGGGAACTAGCTAATCAGCCAGATGACTGTTCTAATTAAGGGAGGTGTCTTACATCAATTGCTTTGCCCAATGACCCTACAAGAGAGGGTTTTCACCCTCCATTTCACAAACTGAGAGACAGAGTTAAGATAAGCAACCTCCCCAAGACTGCTCATCTAGCAAAAGGCGGAGGCAGAACCTGAATTCCAAAGTCATACTCATGACCCTTAAGCTCATCGTCTAGAGTATTTTCCCTCCCCAAATGTTCTCTCCTAGTTTCCTATCAGCACCATCCAAGTACACACGCACAGTGCGGTGAAGTGGTGAATTAGGTCAGTCCTTGGCTTAACACCCCAAGCATGTTTCTATCAGAGAACTTTAACTCATTTGATTGCCAAATTACAGTCAGATTTGTTTCTTCAGTGATGCTATAGGTCAGTTACATGGAATGTGacacatattttgttttgaaCTACATTATGAACTGAACAGACTTGTGGGCTAGTCTAAGAGTATTACCATTATTTTAAGCTTGTTTCCCTGAGAAACATCAAGGACTAAACCATATTGTTTGTATACTTGtgattaaagcaaaaacaaaaccagacaaaacaaaagcaaacacatcttCTGCTTATCTGGAGAGCTTGTGTTTTCGGGCAAGCACGTTTGAAAGGAAAGCCAGGGGATAAATGAAATGTTCTCAAGAGGATTCTAGAGCTGTTTTTCAAGCGCTTATGCTTAATCACTTACAATTTATAGGCCACTTGGGTTGCacagaagaagcagagggagatctCTCCTGAGGTAGCAGGGACAGGTGCAGTAGTCAGGGAgaaaagtggggagagggagggagggacaggtaGGAAATGAAAAGGCACAGGGTGAAAAGCTGGGAAAGATGTAAGGAAAAGACTCGTGGTTCAGAGGGTTCCCAACCACTCCGAGATGGGGGAAGGCCACAAGTTTGTACTTTCAGGCTTGAACTCTTTCCATTAGCATAGTATTGACATTCTAGGTCCATAGAACAGGGATCAAACTGCACTTCAAAGGACTGGCTGCTAATGTGACCTTTTGTCACTTAGGAGACAGGATGAACAACTGTACTatgtcaccagatcaccttgataattaaatgaaatataattatgtaCTTAGGAAGCtgcaaaaatatgtaaatattaacatATGGATATAATGTTTCGACATAAAATGTGTCTTAACAATTGGGCATTTACCACTTCTCCAAATGTCAACAACCTTTCCTCTGGGTGAAGATCATGACTTCATTTTTATATACCCAAGTGTTCACGCTTGGCTGCTGTACTCTGAATAATCAAATATGTACACATACTGAACAGGACCAGAACTGATCACCATGTCACTTTTCCTCCATCAACCTTTAAAACAAATCATCTTGTTTCAGATAAAAATGAGAAGCCTTCATAATCTGTCTGGTCACGTAAATTAGAGACCAGGAATCATCCTGAACTAAGTGTCCGTAACTGTCCAGCTCTCACATTGACATTACCACCTCTCTCAAATTCAGCCATCTCTTCCATTCCTAATCCACAGTCTAGACAAGACTAAAGCCACAGCTTCCTAAAAGGTTTTCCCACAAcctgatctctcttctctctaacCCAGGGGTTCTCAGCCTCAGCTAACATaaggctggataattctttgtggtAAGGGGCTGTATTGCCCTGTGCATTGCAGCACATTCAGCAGCCTTTTGGGTTTCCATCCTCTGGATGTCAGTAGTGCCACCTCTCCTCACGtgtctgggggaggaggggcaacctccccacctccccatccccttAAAACCTTTCACAATTCCTGTGGCCTACAGAAAAATCCAAACCTGTTAACAATGCTGTACCACTCCTCTGCACCTCCTTCAAGGGAGCCTCACCTCTCTTACTCTGTGTTCCAAAAATAGCAGACTGCCAGAAGTTCTCTGAACCAGTCTTTGTTTTACACCTGCACGAACAGCAGCAGGCTAAACAGGTCTTGTCTGCTACAGAATCAGGACCCAAAATGACAATGCTTACAAATTTACAGCTTGTTACAGGAAAAGAATATAAACTATCAGAATCGAAAGCTGTCTTACAGAAAGAGGTTGGGAGGTTAGGAGTGGGTtcttctgtgctccctctgtgAAGATTGGAGATTGAGCCAGACACAGATTCTCAGACTGTGAACTACCCAAGTGTGCAAGAAACATCTTGCAACTAGCAAGTCCCAAATTGAGGCTTGGCTGGGTTTTTTCTATCTGGCCGGTCACATAGATGTATTCCTGCTATATAACCAGTCTCAACAgcactcgggggggggggggggggggggcaggcagggtgtCACCAAGGCCAGGTGTAAATCATCAATATCACTATTACCAATTAACAATGCTGACAAACCTCTAAAGCCCCTGGACCCACAGTTACAAAGCGGCACTATTACTGTATTTCAGTGTGGGCTCAAGCTGTTTTCAGGAACTGAGTCTCATAAACATCATCTACTTGCCTATGCTGCCCTTTCCCCTATGCCATCTTGTAGAAATATGCCTATTTCTCCTAGACAAAGCTCAAACATGAGCTCAGCCACCTTTCCCTTGACGATCCCTCCCTGTTTGGCCAGCACTGTACCCAGCCTGCACTGTCGCTGTTGCATTGAACACTGCATGTGTGTTCATGGAAGCTCCCAGAGGGCAAGTTCAGTTGCTCCCACGGCAACATCTCTATGATGTGGTACATATAATAAAGGAATTAAGAATTTACTCTAGGACTGCATACTGATTCTGCTACTTGCTAAGTTTTGTGGCCTTGGGTTTAAAGCTTTCAAAGCCTCAGCTTCATAAGTAAAACAGAAGTACTACATCTATTTCCTATATCGAGTTGTCCTGAGAATTAAGTAACATACCTGAAATACTTAGCATACTGTCTGCTACGTAacagatgctatttttttttttagcccagaATAGAAGTGGTAGTATTCTCAGCACCAAGCACAGCGTCTGATGCTGACACTTGAAATAcactcatatttttatattacaattcctattctcttcttttctgtccATGGCTCCAGTCCGTGAAGTTAAACAAACTGAAGGGTGATCTGTAGCCTCCCTCTCTTTACTACCAGTAGCCAAATCATCATGAGGTCCTGTTGATTTCACTTACTAACTTCTCTCCAatccctttacttttttcttaaagatttatttatatattatttatttatctaatgcatgtatgtatgtataattgaTTGACTGATGatgcatagagagaggcagagacacaggcatagggagaagcagactccctgcaaggagctcgattcaggactcgattccaggaccctaggatcacatgagcccaaggtagatgctcaaccactgagccacccaggcatccccccttcACATTCTCCTTCCTCACAGCTACCACGCTAGAAGCCTGGACAACTACAGTAGTCTCCTCATCAGTCTTCTACAGCTACTCTTCCAACACTCTAACACACACTCTACTTGCACAAGTTAATATCCATACAGCTACCAAAAGTACCTGGATCTCAGCACTGCACTGCTTACAACCCTTTGACGGCTTTCCTATGCTCTTACGAAAAACCAAAATTCTTAACTAGGCCAGCATGGCACATGGTCTGGCCCCTGACCTCCCTCCCTCTGACTCCTTATTCCCAACTATACTGGATTTCGATGGTCCTCAAATACCCAGTCACTCCTGCAATGGGTATTCCCGCACTCCCCATACCAAAGCATTAACCACTGATCCTTTAT
This sequence is a window from Canis aureus isolate CA01 chromosome 10, VMU_Caureus_v.1.0, whole genome shotgun sequence. Protein-coding genes within it:
- the TMED7 gene encoding transmembrane emp24 domain-containing protein 7 — translated: MPGPGSAQRWAAAAGRWGCRLLAMLLLLLPPGPGGASEITFELPDNAKQCFYEDITQGTKCTLEFQVITGGHYDVDCRLEDPDGNVLYKEMKKQYDSFTFTASKNGTYKFCFSNEFSTFTHKTVYFDFQVGEDPPLFPSENRVSALTQMESACVSIHEALKSVIDYQTHFRLREAQGRSRAEDLNTRVAYWSVGEALILLVVSIGQVFLLKSFFSDKRTTTTRVGS